The Streptomyces sp. NBC_01775 genome includes a region encoding these proteins:
- a CDS encoding bifunctional adenosylcobinamide kinase/adenosylcobinamide-phosphate guanylyltransferase, which yields MELTLLGTGEPAGLPRPDCPCARCAAATGAEARAATALLVDGTLLLDLTPGPAFAAARAGQSLSGVRQVLLSHPHDGPALEVPVGLPAPVRVPDRQELALISGHRVRAMALDSPGTGYQVTGPGGERLLYLPPGTALAGAGETGRHIPSYDMVLLDVLGRPDALARLRAAGSVGPATDVLAVHLGHDGVPGPELHRRLAAAGARAVPDGTTLSVGAYHAVPDVPRRTLVLGGARSGKSVEAERRLAAFPGVVYVATSGSRDGDPEWGDRVAEHRDRRPASWRTEETCDLVPLLAADGPPLLIDCLSLWLTHVMDEVEAWDDTLWTKGGADRLKERVGALTEAVRGTRRRIVAVSNEVGSGVVPATPAGRRFRDELGRLNAAFAAECEHVLLTVGGIATPLR from the coding sequence GTGGAACTCACTCTGCTCGGCACCGGCGAGCCCGCCGGACTCCCCCGGCCCGACTGCCCCTGCGCGCGCTGCGCCGCCGCGACCGGCGCGGAGGCGCGGGCCGCCACGGCGCTGCTGGTCGACGGCACCCTGCTGCTCGACCTGACCCCGGGGCCCGCCTTCGCCGCCGCGCGGGCCGGGCAGTCGCTCAGCGGCGTACGCCAGGTGCTGCTCTCCCACCCGCACGACGGACCCGCGCTGGAGGTCCCCGTCGGGCTGCCCGCGCCCGTGCGGGTCCCGGACCGGCAGGAGCTGGCGCTCATCAGCGGGCACCGGGTGCGGGCCATGGCACTGGACTCGCCGGGCACCGGCTACCAGGTGACCGGGCCCGGCGGGGAGCGGCTGCTGTACCTGCCGCCGGGCACGGCACTGGCCGGGGCCGGGGAGACGGGCCGGCACATCCCGTCGTACGACATGGTGCTGCTGGACGTCCTCGGGCGGCCGGACGCGCTGGCCCGGCTGCGCGCGGCGGGCTCCGTCGGCCCGGCCACGGACGTGCTGGCCGTCCACCTCGGGCACGACGGCGTACCGGGCCCCGAGCTGCACCGCCGGCTGGCCGCCGCCGGGGCCCGCGCGGTGCCGGACGGCACGACGCTCAGCGTCGGCGCCTACCACGCGGTCCCCGACGTCCCGCGCCGCACCCTCGTGCTGGGCGGGGCGCGCTCGGGCAAGTCGGTGGAGGCGGAGCGGCGGCTGGCGGCGTTCCCCGGCGTGGTGTACGTGGCCACCAGCGGCAGCCGCGACGGGGACCCGGAGTGGGGCGACCGGGTGGCCGAGCACCGCGACCGGCGCCCGGCGTCCTGGCGCACCGAGGAGACGTGCGACCTGGTGCCGCTGCTGGCGGCGGACGGGCCGCCGCTGCTGATCGACTGTCTGTCGCTGTGGCTGACACACGTGATGGACGAGGTCGAGGCGTGGGACGACACGCTGTGGACCAAGGGCGGCGCGGACCGGCTGAAGGAGCGGGTCGGCGCGCTGACGGAGGCGGTACGGGGCACGCGGCGGCGGATCGTGGCCGTCAGCAACGAGGTGGGCTCCGGGGTGGTGCCCGCCACCCCCGCCGGGCGGCGCTTCCGCGACGAACTGGGCCGTCTCAACGCCGCGTTCGCCGCCGAGTGCGAGCACGTGCTGCTCACCGTCGGGGGCATCGCCACCCCGCTGCGCTGA
- the pspAA gene encoding PspA-associated protein PspAA: MIVRIMGEGQVKLDDSHFAELNKLDDELLAEMESGDEAGFRRTLGALLDAVRRLGSPLPDDALEPSELILPAPEASLEEVREMLTDEGLIPG, encoded by the coding sequence ATGATCGTAAGGATCATGGGTGAAGGCCAGGTGAAGCTGGACGACAGCCACTTCGCCGAGCTGAACAAGCTGGATGACGAGCTGCTCGCCGAGATGGAGAGCGGTGACGAGGCGGGCTTCCGCCGCACGCTCGGCGCCCTGCTGGACGCGGTGCGCCGGCTGGGCTCTCCCCTTCCCGACGACGCCCTCGAACCTTCCGAGCTGATCCTTCCCGCACCCGAGGCGTCCCTCGAAGAGGTGCGGGAGATGCTCACCGACGAAGGACTCATTCCGGGTTAG
- a CDS encoding phosphatidylglycerol lysyltransferase domain-containing protein, protein MGEPSSAHPGPREYASAFVIWYLRAATVVNLLGAVWISFGRDLKRHNDGDFFTPHLVAPGFTGALFVAVLAVTMRRRKRAAWILNLAMGALVLALYTAVMATFPELRAHAFDWLSWSLTALFVLCLLVGRREFPAKGDRANPRLALAVAFGGLLVTTALATLLVTVTNQSPVDARSDLGSRLAYAVGRLVFIAGTEDRADGIAIPGWVDVFINVMAALLLLLVLLAAFRSRRATQPMTAEDEERLRLLLERHGERDSLGYFALRRDKSVIWSPTGKAAVTYRVLGGVSLASADPIGDPEAWPGAIDAWLTEAEEHAWAPAVMGAGEIAGTIYSRHGLAALELGDEAIVETADFTLEGRAIRAVRQAYNRVRRAGYQARIRRHQDIPPAEMARLMRRAEQWRDSETERGFSMALGRLGDPADGRCVMVECRDSQGALRALLSFVPWGREGLSLDLMRRDREAENGLMEFAVLELIRRAHEVSVTQISLNFAMFRSVFERGAQLGAGPVLRLWRSLLSFFSRWWQIESLYRANVKYRPVWEPRFILFAKSSELPRIGFAGAVAEGFLDIPVVSRCMRRTR, encoded by the coding sequence ATGGGAGAGCCCTCGTCCGCGCACCCGGGCCCGCGCGAGTACGCCTCGGCCTTCGTCATCTGGTATCTGCGGGCCGCCACCGTCGTCAACCTGCTCGGCGCGGTCTGGATCTCCTTCGGCCGTGACCTGAAGCGGCACAACGACGGCGACTTCTTCACCCCGCACCTGGTGGCGCCCGGGTTCACGGGCGCGCTGTTCGTGGCGGTGCTGGCCGTCACCATGCGGCGGCGCAAGCGCGCGGCGTGGATCCTCAACCTCGCCATGGGCGCGCTGGTCCTGGCGCTCTACACGGCCGTGATGGCGACCTTCCCCGAACTGCGGGCGCACGCCTTCGACTGGCTCTCGTGGTCGCTCACCGCGCTGTTCGTGCTCTGTCTGCTGGTCGGCCGCCGGGAATTCCCCGCCAAGGGCGACCGCGCCAACCCCCGGCTGGCGCTGGCCGTCGCCTTCGGCGGGCTGCTGGTGACCACCGCGCTGGCCACCCTCCTGGTCACCGTCACCAACCAGTCCCCCGTCGACGCCCGCTCGGACCTGGGCAGCCGGTTGGCGTACGCGGTGGGGCGGCTCGTCTTCATCGCCGGCACCGAGGACCGGGCGGACGGCATCGCCATCCCCGGCTGGGTCGACGTGTTCATCAACGTCATGGCCGCGCTGCTGCTCCTGCTCGTCCTGCTGGCCGCCTTCCGCTCGCGCCGCGCGACCCAGCCGATGACCGCCGAGGACGAGGAGCGGCTGCGGCTGCTGCTGGAGCGGCACGGCGAGCGCGACTCCCTCGGCTACTTCGCGCTGCGCCGCGACAAGAGCGTCATCTGGTCCCCCACCGGAAAGGCCGCCGTCACCTACCGCGTCCTCGGCGGCGTCTCCCTCGCCTCCGCCGACCCCATCGGCGACCCCGAAGCCTGGCCCGGCGCCATCGACGCCTGGCTCACCGAGGCCGAGGAGCACGCCTGGGCGCCCGCCGTGATGGGCGCCGGCGAGATCGCGGGCACCATCTACTCCCGGCACGGTCTGGCCGCGCTCGAACTCGGCGACGAAGCGATCGTGGAGACCGCGGACTTCACCCTGGAGGGCCGCGCGATACGGGCCGTGCGCCAGGCGTACAACCGGGTGCGGCGCGCCGGCTACCAGGCGCGGATCCGGCGTCACCAGGACATCCCGCCCGCAGAGATGGCCCGGCTGATGCGTCGCGCCGAACAGTGGCGCGACAGTGAGACCGAGCGCGGGTTCTCCATGGCGCTCGGCCGGCTCGGCGACCCCGCCGACGGGCGGTGCGTGATGGTCGAGTGCCGCGACTCCCAAGGCGCCCTGCGCGCCCTGCTCTCGTTCGTGCCCTGGGGCCGCGAAGGGCTGTCGCTGGACCTGATGCGCAGGGACCGCGAAGCGGAGAACGGGCTGATGGAGTTCGCCGTCCTGGAACTGATCCGGCGCGCCCACGAGGTGAGCGTCACCCAGATCTCGCTGAACTTCGCCATGTTCCGCTCCGTGTTCGAACGCGGGGCGCAGCTGGGCGCCGGGCCCGTGCTGCGGCTGTGGCGCTCGCTGCTGAGCTTCTTCTCGCGCTGGTGGCAGATCGAGTCGCTCTACCGCGCCAACGTGAAGTACCGGCCCGTGTGGGAGCCGCGCTTCATCCTGTTCGCCAAGAGCAGCGAGCTGCCCAGGATCGGCTTCGCCGGCGCGGTGGCCGAGGGCTTCTTGGACATTCCCGTGGTCTCCCGCTGCATGCGGCGCACCCGGTGA
- a CDS encoding PspA/IM30 family protein: MKRMGMIFRAKANKALDRAEDPRETLDYSYQKQLELLQKVRRGVADVATSRKRLELQMTQLQGQSTKLEDQGKKALALGREDLAREALSRRAALQQQVTDLEGQHQTLQGEEEKLTLAAQRLQAKVDAFRTKKETIKATYTAAQAQTRIGEAFSGISEEMGDVGMAIQRAEDKTAQLQARSGAIDELLASGALDDQSGMAKDDITAELDRLSGGTDVELELQRMKAELAGGPSGGQQAIEGGDQQGQTGQSGAQQPQDTPKFSKE; encoded by the coding sequence ATGAAGCGTATGGGGATGATCTTCCGCGCGAAGGCCAACAAGGCCCTGGACCGGGCTGAGGACCCGCGCGAAACGCTTGACTACTCCTACCAGAAGCAACTGGAACTGCTTCAGAAAGTGCGCCGGGGTGTGGCCGACGTCGCCACCTCCCGTAAGCGTCTGGAGCTACAGATGACCCAGCTCCAGGGGCAGTCCACCAAGCTGGAGGACCAGGGCAAGAAGGCCCTCGCCCTCGGCCGTGAGGACCTGGCCCGGGAGGCGCTCTCCCGCAGGGCGGCCCTCCAGCAGCAGGTCACCGATCTGGAAGGGCAGCATCAGACGCTCCAGGGCGAGGAGGAGAAGCTGACCCTCGCGGCACAGCGCCTCCAGGCCAAGGTGGACGCCTTCCGCACGAAGAAGGAGACCATCAAGGCCACCTACACCGCGGCCCAGGCCCAGACCCGGATCGGCGAGGCGTTCTCCGGCATCTCCGAGGAGATGGGCGACGTCGGCATGGCCATCCAGCGGGCCGAGGACAAGACGGCACAGCTCCAGGCCCGCTCCGGCGCGATCGACGAGCTGCTCGCCTCCGGCGCGCTGGACGACCAGTCCGGCATGGCCAAGGACGACATCACCGCCGAGCTGGACCGCCTCTCCGGCGGCACGGACGTGGAGCTGGAGCTCCAGCGGATGAAGGCGGAGCTGGCAGGCGGCCCCTCCGGCGGCCAGCAGGCCATCGAGGGCGGCGACCAGCAGGGCCAGACGGGCCAGTCGGGAGCACAGCAGCCGCAGGACACGCCTAAGTTCAGCAAGGAGTGA
- a CDS encoding response regulator transcription factor, with amino-acid sequence MIRVVLADDQALLRSAFRVLVDSEPDMEVVGEAADGAEAVAVVRELGADVVLMDIRMPGTDGLAATRAISADPALDHVKVVILTTFEVDDYVVGSLRAGASGFLGKGAEPGELLSAIRTAAKGEALLSPVATKGLIARFLAQGGPDGYDGTDGAGAARLNALTGREREVLAQVGAGLSNDEIAERLDVSPLTIKTHVNRTMSKLGARDRAQLVVAAYESGLVRPSGGG; translated from the coding sequence ATGATCCGTGTCGTACTCGCCGACGACCAGGCGCTGTTGCGCAGCGCGTTCCGGGTGCTGGTCGACTCCGAGCCCGACATGGAGGTCGTCGGCGAGGCGGCCGACGGGGCGGAGGCGGTCGCGGTGGTGCGCGAACTCGGCGCCGATGTGGTGCTGATGGACATCCGCATGCCCGGCACCGACGGCCTCGCCGCGACCCGCGCCATCAGCGCCGACCCCGCGCTCGACCACGTCAAGGTCGTCATCCTCACCACCTTCGAGGTCGACGACTACGTCGTCGGCTCGCTGCGCGCCGGGGCCTCCGGCTTCCTCGGCAAGGGCGCAGAGCCGGGCGAACTGCTCTCCGCGATCCGCACGGCCGCCAAGGGTGAGGCACTGCTGTCGCCGGTGGCGACCAAGGGCCTCATCGCCCGGTTCCTCGCCCAAGGTGGCCCCGACGGGTACGACGGCACGGACGGGGCCGGGGCCGCCCGTCTCAACGCGCTGACCGGCCGGGAGCGCGAGGTGCTCGCGCAGGTCGGCGCCGGTCTGTCCAACGACGAGATAGCCGAGCGCCTCGACGTCAGCCCGCTGACGATCAAGACGCACGTCAACCGCACCATGTCCAAGCTCGGCGCCCGCGACCGGGCCCAGTTGGTCGTGGCGGCGTACGAGAGCGGGCTCGTGCGGCCCTCGGGTGGAGGCTGA
- a CDS encoding sensor histidine kinase, which produces MPAVTLREIRERLRAHPHAVDVLLAMGTFGCILLSAATEPHGPNASPHFAERGINGQTVLLAALACGVLTLRRRAPLPVLMLTSLISVIALVVDTGTAANSGRQTTLVFAAVIALYTFTNTTGRTTGWRVGATTVVVLTGAGMLFGARPWYAQENLGILAWTGLAAAVGEAVRNRRAFVAAIRERAERAERTREEEARRRVAEERMRIARELHDVVAHHIALVNVQAGVASHVMDQRPDQAKQALAHVREASRHALGELQTTVGLLRQSGESAAPTEPAPGLAVLDDLVAGFRRAGLSVDLSAPPPGEDGQKLSSAVDLTAYRVVQEALTNVQKHVGSGAHAEVGIGRADGALEITVVDDGAGHAAQGGDDTGDPEPGEPGAGGHGLVGMRERAAALHGECETGPLPGGGFRVHVRLPLETAARREETPA; this is translated from the coding sequence GTGCCTGCTGTGACACTCCGCGAGATCCGCGAGCGACTCCGCGCACATCCCCACGCAGTCGACGTTCTGCTCGCCATGGGCACGTTCGGCTGCATCCTCCTCAGCGCCGCCACCGAGCCGCACGGGCCCAACGCCTCCCCCCACTTCGCCGAGCGCGGGATCAACGGCCAGACGGTGCTGCTGGCCGCGCTCGCCTGCGGGGTGCTGACGCTGCGCCGCCGGGCACCGCTGCCGGTGCTGATGCTCACCAGCCTGATCTCGGTCATCGCCCTCGTCGTCGACACCGGCACGGCCGCCAACTCCGGCCGCCAGACCACCCTCGTCTTCGCCGCGGTCATCGCGCTCTACACCTTCACCAACACCACGGGCCGCACCACCGGCTGGCGCGTCGGCGCCACCACCGTCGTGGTGCTCACCGGCGCCGGCATGCTCTTCGGGGCCCGTCCCTGGTACGCGCAGGAGAACCTCGGCATCCTCGCCTGGACGGGGCTGGCCGCCGCCGTCGGCGAGGCCGTGCGCAACAGACGGGCCTTCGTCGCCGCCATACGCGAGCGCGCCGAGCGGGCCGAGCGCACCCGCGAGGAGGAGGCCAGGCGGCGCGTCGCCGAGGAGCGGATGCGCATCGCCCGCGAGCTCCACGACGTGGTCGCCCACCACATCGCGCTGGTCAACGTCCAGGCCGGCGTCGCCTCGCACGTCATGGACCAGCGCCCTGACCAGGCCAAACAAGCCCTCGCTCATGTGCGCGAGGCCAGCAGGCACGCGCTGGGGGAGCTACAGACCACCGTCGGGCTGCTGCGCCAGTCCGGGGAGAGCGCCGCGCCCACCGAACCTGCCCCCGGGCTCGCCGTGCTGGACGACCTCGTGGCCGGCTTCCGCCGGGCCGGGCTGTCCGTTGACCTGTCCGCGCCTCCGCCCGGCGAGGACGGGCAGAAGCTGTCCTCGGCCGTGGACCTGACCGCCTACCGCGTCGTCCAGGAGGCGCTCACCAACGTCCAGAAGCACGTGGGCAGCGGGGCGCACGCCGAGGTCGGCATCGGCCGGGCGGACGGCGCCCTGGAGATCACCGTCGTCGACGACGGAGCCGGGCACGCGGCCCAGGGCGGCGACGACACGGGCGATCCCGAGCCGGGCGAGCCCGGGGCGGGGGGCCACGGGCTGGTCGGCATGCGCGAGCGGGCCGCGGCCCTGCACGGCGAGTGCGAGACCGGACCGCTGCCCGGTGGCGGCTTCCGGGTCCACGTACGGTTGCCGCTGGAGACCGCAGCGCGCCGTGAGGAGACCCCCGCATGA
- a CDS encoding DUF3043 domain-containing protein has product MFRSRSKEGHAASPQVSAAETKQPRDPEAPKGRPTPKRSEARGPRRSVASTPMNRKDAVKRQREARRADMAKQREALASGDERYLPARDKGPVRRLARDFVDARFSVAEFFLPMAVVILVLSMLPSLQLKNISLLLWLVVIVLIIVDSVGVTVRLKRRIRERYPDEPRRGAVAYALMRTLQMRRMRLPKPQVARGEKP; this is encoded by the coding sequence GTGTTCCGAAGCCGTTCGAAAGAAGGTCATGCCGCGTCACCCCAGGTGAGCGCGGCCGAGACCAAACAGCCCCGCGACCCTGAGGCACCCAAGGGCCGCCCCACCCCCAAGCGCAGCGAGGCCCGGGGGCCACGGCGCTCCGTCGCCTCGACGCCGATGAACCGCAAGGACGCCGTCAAGCGTCAGCGGGAGGCCAGGCGTGCCGACATGGCGAAGCAGCGCGAAGCGCTGGCCAGCGGCGATGAGCGCTATCTGCCTGCCCGCGACAAGGGCCCGGTACGGCGCCTGGCGCGGGATTTCGTGGACGCGCGATTCAGCGTGGCGGAGTTCTTCCTGCCCATGGCCGTGGTCATCCTCGTGCTGAGCATGCTCCCCTCGCTCCAGCTCAAGAACATCTCGCTGCTGCTGTGGCTCGTGGTGATCGTGCTGATCATCGTGGACTCGGTCGGCGTGACCGTACGTCTCAAGAGGCGGATCCGGGAGCGCTACCCCGACGAGCCCAGGCGCGGCGCCGTCGCCTACGCACTGATGCGGACCCTCCAGATGCGCCGGATGCGCCTGCCCAAGCCGCAGGTCGCACGCGGCGAGAAGCCCTGA
- a CDS encoding class I SAM-dependent methyltransferase → MVARQLDERIAAHFEVGRRLRVLDIGLGEGNQALRLLRAGHQVTGLESDPTLLAHVRGSLERQPEGIRERFRVVPGSGQDTGAHFLPGTFDVVLCHDVLDQARDPDSTLAGLARVLDAGGLLSLVIPNVTARAMRPGLAGDWEGALESLTGPAAEGAEGQDQQDRFLRLESLTSFLTRIGVPLVQWYGVGVFSSDEPSGAGGPAEVPDGTEASVAAEIPAARSDAEERAGRTDPYRAVAASLHLCGVRG, encoded by the coding sequence CTGGTCGCCCGGCAGCTCGATGAGCGGATCGCCGCTCACTTCGAGGTGGGGCGGCGGCTCCGGGTGCTCGACATCGGACTGGGCGAGGGCAACCAGGCCCTGCGGCTCCTCCGCGCGGGACACCAGGTCACCGGCCTGGAGTCCGACCCGACGCTGCTCGCCCACGTGCGGGGCTCGCTGGAGCGGCAGCCGGAGGGCATACGCGAGCGGTTCCGGGTCGTGCCGGGGAGCGGCCAGGACACAGGGGCACACTTTCTTCCCGGCACGTTCGACGTGGTGCTGTGCCACGACGTCCTGGACCAGGCCCGCGATCCCGACAGCACGCTGGCCGGGCTCGCCCGGGTCCTGGACGCGGGCGGGCTGCTCTCGCTGGTGATCCCGAACGTGACGGCGCGGGCGATGCGCCCCGGGCTGGCCGGAGACTGGGAGGGCGCGCTGGAGTCCCTGACCGGACCGGCCGCCGAGGGGGCCGAGGGGCAGGACCAGCAGGACCGCTTCTTGCGGCTGGAGTCGCTGACGTCGTTCCTGACGCGCATCGGAGTGCCGCTGGTGCAGTGGTACGGCGTGGGGGTCTTCTCGTCGGACGAACCGTCCGGCGCCGGGGGACCCGCCGAGGTGCCCGACGGCACGGAGGCCTCCGTGGCCGCGGAGATCCCGGCGGCCCGGTCGGACGCCGAGGAGCGGGCCGGGCGCACGGACCCCTACCGCGCGGTGGCGGCCTCGCTGCACCTGTGCGGGGTGCGCGGCTGA
- a CDS encoding nicotinate-nucleotide--dimethylbenzimidazole phosphoribosyltransferase, which yields MSERLDLDDFSDLIERPHGGLRQEAEERRTLTGLPPQALGRLDELGEWLGSAQAQVPVRPVTAPRLVVFAGDHGVAGLGVSTHAGGTAVELVRETLEGASPAAVLARRFEVPVRVVDMALDCDPGELPAEVTRHRVRRSSGRLDIEDALTPEEAEEAFRAGMAVADEEADAGTDLVVLGDLSVGGTTAAGTLIAALCGTDASVVTGRGGGGIDDLTWMRKCAAIRDGLRRARPVLGDQLQLLATVGGADLTATTGFLLQSAVRHTPVILDGVVSAACALVGQRVAFRAPDWWLAGQSTGEPAQAKALDRMAVDPLLDQGIAVGGGTGALLALPLVRAAAALAAELPVREADKDDDGSGDGAAAENTAAGPSDGGRGAVDAT from the coding sequence ATGAGTGAGCGCCTGGACCTGGACGACTTCTCCGACCTCATCGAGCGACCCCACGGCGGTTTGCGCCAGGAGGCCGAGGAGCGCCGGACGCTGACCGGGCTGCCCCCGCAAGCGCTGGGGCGGCTGGACGAGTTGGGCGAGTGGCTCGGCTCGGCGCAGGCCCAGGTGCCGGTGCGGCCGGTGACCGCTCCCCGGCTGGTGGTGTTCGCGGGCGACCACGGTGTGGCCGGGCTGGGCGTCTCCACCCACGCCGGGGGCACCGCCGTCGAACTGGTGCGGGAGACACTGGAGGGCGCCTCGCCCGCCGCCGTGCTCGCGCGGCGCTTCGAGGTGCCGGTGCGCGTGGTGGACATGGCGCTGGACTGCGACCCGGGCGAGCTGCCCGCCGAGGTGACCCGGCACCGGGTGCGCCGCTCCTCGGGCCGGCTGGACATCGAGGACGCGCTCACGCCCGAGGAGGCCGAGGAGGCGTTCCGCGCGGGAATGGCCGTCGCCGACGAGGAGGCCGACGCGGGCACGGACCTGGTGGTGCTCGGCGACCTGAGCGTGGGCGGCACCACGGCGGCCGGGACGCTGATCGCCGCGCTGTGCGGCACGGACGCCTCGGTGGTGACCGGGCGCGGCGGGGGCGGCATCGACGACCTGACGTGGATGCGCAAGTGCGCCGCGATCCGGGACGGGCTGCGCAGGGCCAGGCCGGTGCTGGGCGACCAGCTCCAGCTGCTGGCGACCGTGGGCGGCGCCGACCTGACCGCGACGACGGGCTTCTTGCTCCAGTCGGCCGTGCGGCACACGCCGGTCATCCTGGACGGGGTGGTCTCGGCGGCGTGCGCGCTGGTGGGCCAGCGGGTCGCGTTCCGGGCGCCGGACTGGTGGCTGGCGGGGCAGAGCACAGGCGAGCCCGCGCAGGCCAAGGCGCTGGACCGGATGGCCGTCGACCCGCTGCTCGACCAGGGCATCGCGGTGGGTGGCGGCACCGGGGCGCTGCTGGCGCTCCCGCTGGTGCGTGCGGCGGCGGCGCTGGCCGCCGAACTGCCCGTCCGGGAGGCGGACAAGGACGACGACGGGAGCGGGGACGGCGCGGCAGCGGAGAACACGGCGGCGGGACCCTCGGACGGCGGCCGGGGCGCCGTGGACGCCACCTGA